Proteins encoded by one window of Musa acuminata AAA Group cultivar baxijiao chromosome BXJ2-9, Cavendish_Baxijiao_AAA, whole genome shotgun sequence:
- the LOC135622451 gene encoding uncharacterized protein LOC135622451 has protein sequence MAEMASAVKEMAAPALVVFTVVVEPGHGEEAVDSFLPVVSIHMSVAGNRKMVELAMGKVVFFHEMVVMEVHTGVVFVLAAVDMAVHVVETVVSLVHDHGAVMVAFHEVVVEAVHVAEVDVSGELEVVVAHTVAEDACIVAGAMHVAEVISLVHVHGAVEVAACHTEVLNAGEMVVCVVVSLVHDHGAVKVAAGHKEVVDGHNVVVVVAVPVEEVGVSCELEGICGRVVVLVGHTVAVAVVGDTVVVAMAVHTVVVARAVHVEVAVLCDEVGVFCDRVAYVHDEVETVVDLPAVEVVDHTVVAAVCSEVKGGLVRVRVVSTYGAATYEQVVVACETVIRHVGEVVVAVHTAAEMVGHSAVVTARTEVEVAGHRQVGMRNKAMQDNAHLVWKQWQGSKYLTLGLPPLPTNTWLPDKLPSSCPSSFTSPVSRCNGGWLRLYSTGDQCGTGRSQSWDLCLYLHLHAHDLIYVREAVFH, from the coding sequence ATGGCGGAGATGGCATCTGCCGTGAAGGAGATGGCTGCCCCTGCGCTGGTGGTGTTTACCGTCGTGGTGGAACCCGGCCATGGTGAGGAGGCGGTTGATAGCTTCCTGCCGGTGGTGTCGATCCATATGTCGGTGGCGGGTAACCGTAAGATGGTGGAGTTGGCGATGGGGAAGGTGGTCTTTTTCCATGAGATGGTGGTGATGGAGGTCCATACTGGGGTGGTGTTTGTCCTCGCCGCGGTGGACATGGCCGTGCATGTGGTGGAGACCGTGGTTTCTTTGGTGCATGACCATGGTGCGGTGATGGTGGCTTTCCATGAGGTGGTGGTGGAGGCCGTGCATGTTGCGGAGGTGGATGTCTCCGGTGAGTTGGAGGTGGTGGTTGCCCATACTGTGGCGGAGGATGCCTGTATTGTGGCGGGGGCCATGCATGTAGCGGAGGTGATTTCTTTGGTGCATGTTCATGGTGCGGTGGAGGTGGCAGCTTGCCATACGGAGGTGCTGAATGCGGGGGAGATGGTTGTCTGTGTGGTGGTTTCTTTGGTGCATGACCATGGTGCGGTGAAGGTGGCTGCTGGCCATAAGGAGGTGGTTGACGGCCATAATGTGGTGGTTGTGGTTGCCGTCCCTGTGGAGGAGGTGGGTGTCTCCTGTGAGTTGGAGGGCATTTGTGGGAGGGTGGTGGTGCTGGTTGGCCATactgtggcggtggcggtggttgGCGATACTGTGGTGGTGGCGATGGCTGTCCATACTGTGGTGGTGGCGAGGGCTGTCCATGTTGAGGTGGCGGTACTATGTGATGAGGTGGGGGTTTTCTGTGATAGGGTGGCCTATGTCCATGATGAGGTGGAGACGGTGGTGGACCTCCCTGCCGTGGAGGTGGTCGACCATACTGTGGTGGCGGCTGTCTGTAGTGAGGTGAAGGGTGGCCTGGTGAGGGTGAGGGTGGTGAGTACCTATGGTGCGGCGACTTACGAGCAGGTGGTGGTGGCCTGTGAGACGGTAATCCGCCATGTCGGGGAGGTGGTGGTGGCCGTCCATACAGCGGCGGAGATGGTCGGCCATAGTGCGGTGGTGACTGCCCGTACGGAGGTGGAGGTGGCTGGCCATAGGCAGGTGGGTATGCGTAATAAGGCGATGCAAGATAACGCTCATCTTGTGTGGAAGCAATGGCAGGGGAGCAAGTACCTGACCTTAGGACTACCGCCACTGCCAACCAACACATGGCTTCCAGATAAACTCCCCTCATCTTGCCCTTCCTCTTTCACCTCCCCTGTGAGCAGGTGCAACGGAGGGTGGCTTAGATTATATAGCACAGGCGACCAATGTGGGACGGGACGATCGCAAAGCTGGGACCTTTGTCTCTACCTCCATCTCCATGCACATGATCTCATTTATGTCAGGGAGGCTGTATTCCACTGA